In Temnothorax longispinosus isolate EJ_2023e chromosome 10, Tlon_JGU_v1, whole genome shotgun sequence, a single window of DNA contains:
- the LOC139821046 gene encoding uncharacterized protein isoform X3, with protein sequence MADVEGKKLAELRVIDLKTELERRGLDKSGNKAALLERLSKAILDEGKNPEEYLIVPSGGSSKIIPRKNGGALNQEDSVENIDNQKEENGQDNLDKSKVEIKTELHDEKENVVKKDVKEEPEPEVKNILVKEEKQEDKMQGVKAASESAQSSDKKNEAEKTVSHQTDAPSTTVEANGIDNEDSINLTIGEDEENLLAEETESHDRHKDGGEKKKMEENNKKGDSKGSGRAEPGAGGKEGTTSGANGTKIKQEGGDGGSKSVESSNKGQKREEKDKKTSQISPTNASSRNLWVSGLSSSTRATDLKQIFSKYGKVIGAKVVTNARTPGARCYGYVTMSSSEDAAKCIQHLHRTELHGRVISVEKAKGDTQQSHVRKRDTVNGKSEKKEEKEKPKDHDINERKEKEIKKESEEKGSDPAKKSDDKNESAELKIKIEMQDKKEDPPKESDSRSTKSTSKKPESERGRREEKRIRTWDRDHRSHSRSRSRERRKRDDVLTFAKIREERERQRLRERERMLREEERRRREDMERQREIERRHREEAARLEREREKLRRERERIEQEKADLLRLERERQKLEREKLERERLELKRQQMRLEESRRAPPPPSIKRTSTDRRDPRDLYVEPDRKRIATEHSRRHSPDRIVDRRNEMLERVPDRRLDPSPPSRYESSRSTQELGLKKEFKRSSDFSSRNSRPDTFSDVSRGREVIVRRESLSTASSSIDPRQVKERYDRPNTTSYTREREVRRSDPETHRSSRDTHTRYSDSFKPPTSSTPRCKHNFK encoded by the exons ATGGCCGATGTAGAAGGGAAAAAGCTTGCCGAGCTCCGGGTTATAGACCTCAAGACGGAGCTGGAACGTCGCGGTTTGGATAAATCCGGTAACAAAGCGGCGCTTCTCGAACGGCTGTCCAAG gcGATACTGGATGAAGGGAAGAATCCCGAGGAATATCTTATCGTACCGTCTGGTGGGTCGTCTAAAATCATTCCGAGAAAGAATGgcg GAGCTTTAAATCAAGAAGATTCTGTTGAGAACATTGATAATCAGAAGGAAGAAAATGGACAggataatttagataaatctAAGGTGGAGATAAAGACAGAACTGCatgatgaaaaagaaaatgttgtTAAGAAAGACGTAAAAGAG GAGCCTGAACctgaagttaaaaatattcttgtgaAGGAGGAAAAACAGGAAGATAAAATGCAAGGAGTCAAGGCTGCGAGTGAAAGTGCACAGAGCAGCGACAAGAAGAATGAGGCAGAGAAGACTGTCTCGCACCAAACAGACGCTCCATCCACCACTGTTGAAGCTAATGGTATTGATAATGAGGACTCTATCAACTTAACTATTGGAGAAGATGAGGAGAATCTCCTAGCTGAGGAG acAGAGTCTCATGACAGGCACAAAG ATGGtggagaaaagaagaaaatggaaGAGAACAACAAGAAGGGAGACTCTAAAGGCAGCGGTAGAGCGGAACCTGGCGCCGGCGGCAAGGAAGGGACAACGTCCGGTGCGAACGGGACGAAGATCAAGCAGGAGGGTGGAGATGGAGGAAGCAAGAG cGTGGAGTCTAGCAATAAGGGccagaagagagaagagaaag ATAAAAAGACATCTCAGATCAGCCCAACCAATGCAAGCAGTCGCAATTTATGGGTATCCGGCTTATCATCCAGTACTCGTGCGACCGATTTAAAGCAGATCTTCTCAAAGTATGGTAAGGTCATAGGTGCAAAAGTGGTGACGAATGCGAGAACTCCTGGAGCAAGATGTTATGGTTATGTCACGATGTCTTCGAGCGAAGATGCTGCGAAATGTATACAGCATTTACATAGAACCGAGCTTCATGGACGCGTTATATCTGTAGAAAAG GCGAAAGGCGACACGCAGCAAAGTCACGTACGTAAACGTGATACGGTTAACGGTAAATcggagaagaaagaggagaaagaaaagcCGAAGGATCATgatataaatgaaagaaaggagaaagaaattaagaagGAATCCGAAGAGAAAGGATCAGATCccg CAAAAAAATCTGATGACAAAAATGAAAGTGCCGAACTGAAGATAAAAATCGAGATGCAAGACAAAAAGGAAGACCCACCTAAAGAGTCAGATTCCCGATCGACAAAATCTACTAGCAAGAAGccggagagcgagagaggaagGCGAGAAGAAAAACGAATTCGTACTTGGGACAGAGATCACCGCTCTCATAGTCGATCTCGAAGCCGTGAACGACGCAAGCGCGATGATGTTCTCACATTTGCTAAAATCAGA gAAGAACGTGAACGGCAAAGATTGCGCGAAAGGGAACGGATGCTGAGGGAAGAAGagcgaagaagaagagaagacaTGGAACGTCAACGGGAGATAGAGCGTAGACACCGAGAAGAGGCTGCGCGCTtggagagagaacgagagaaattgagacgagaaagagaacgaaTCGAGCAGGAAAAAGCCGATTTACTGCGACTTGAGCGTGAGCGGCAGAAGCTCGAGAGGGAAAAGCTCGAACGCGAGAGATTGGAATTGAAGAGACAGCAGATGCGTTTAGAGGAGAGCCGACGCGCGCCACCGCCACCGTCCATAAAAAGAACGTCCACCGACAGGAGAGATCCGCGGGATTTGTACGTGGAACCTGACAGAAAACGAATAGCTACAGAACATAGCCGCAGACATAGCCCGGACAGAATAGTCGATAGACGAAACGAGATGCTGGAACGTGTGCCGGATAGACGACTGGATCCTTCGCCACCATCTCGATATGAATCCAGCAG atctACTCAAGAGTTGGGATTGAAAAAAGAATTCAAAAGAAGTAGCGATTTCTCTTCAAGAAATAGTCGACCAGATACCTTTTCTGATGTTTCCCGAGGAAGAGAAGTCATTGTACGACGAGAAAGTCTATCCACTGCATCCTCGTCTATAGATCCTCGACAAGTC